In Streptococcus parapneumoniae, the genomic stretch GAGGAACAACCGTTCCTCTTTTTTATTACTAAAATTCAAAGAATTCCAAAGCTTTTTTCAAGAGCAAATCCGTATATTCTGGATCTTCTTGGGCTACTTCTATTTCCCACTGAACCTTTTCCAAATCATCTGTAATCACTCCATCTACTCCTAAGTGAAGAGATTTGCTGATAGCTTCTGAATCATTGACAGTCCAGATATAAAGTTTCTGGTCCGTTGTCCATAGTTTGCTTACAAAATATTCATCCAAGGTCGAGTACTCCATAGTATATCCTGTCGCCTTTGTTTTAGGAAAGACAGAATTGTAGGGCATGATGAAATAAACTGGCAGTTCGGCATCATACTGTCTTACTTTTTCGACAACATGGTAGTCTAAAGATTGGATTTGATGTCCATAAATCTTGAGCTTTGCAGCATAACGGGCTAAAAAGCGGTCCATCATGTCTGGACTATCTTTTTTACTGGTTTTGATTTCAATTAGTAATTTTTGACCAAGTTCGTTGGCTCGACTGAGATAATCTTCAAAGCTTGAAATTTTAGTCTGGTAGCCATTTTCAAAAATATCAATCCCTTTAAGCTCCTCCAAGTTTAAGTCTTGAGGACTTTTATTGATACCTGCTAGATTTTTCAAGTTAGCATCATGCATCATGACAAACTGCCCATCTTTTGTCTCCTGCACGTCCGTCTCTACCAAGTCTGGTTTGAGTTGTGCTGTAGTTTCCAAGGACTCTACTGTATTTTGAATCCCATTTGCATTGGAAACCCCTCGGTGAGAAATAAGCTGAGGTAAATGAACCATGGGAGTCTCCAGATAAATATAACCTTCTAAGGCAAAGAAAAGACTGGCACAAATCATGACTCCCCATCGCATGATGTGATCTTTTTCTCTCCTAGGAAGCATATCCAGCTCCTTTCCTGTCAAAAATGAAACAAATTTAACCAAAAAGTAAGTCAGAGCCATATAATAAAGATTTTTAATCACAACAAAATTCAAAATACCAAGAATCAGAGACTCTCTCTGAGTGATGTCATCTACCAAAGTTTGAGCCAATAACAAAGGAATCAAAGGAAGATAAAATAATAAATTTGCCTTGAGCAAGATATAAAATAAATTCCAAGCATAAAAAGCAACTCTCTTCTTGGTTTTCTCCAAACTAAACATCACTGCTTCTCGAACAGTCAGCTGATCATATACAATCTTCGGAAGGGCAAACATCAATCTGACAGAGACATAGAGAAAGATAAGAGATAGAAGTAGGATGCTCAGCCACCACATCCAATATTTATCTTCTAAATAATCTTGGATAAACTCTGGAATGACGATTTTATTGAGATAATAAATCTTCAGCATTTTCCGTATAAAAGGAAAAAGCATAGCTATATAGAAAAAGATAAACAAGGCTTTGGCGCAAGTTAGCTTTTTCATAAATCCAAAACTTTCATGGAAAACCTTGCGGATATACTCAATTAGCCTTCGCTTTTCATGATAGAGGAGATGACGAGCACCAATAAAGAGGAGTCCTATTTGAAAATAAGCGACCAGCAGGTTAATGATGATCAAGGCCAAAAAAGCTAGACTAATCAATGGAGAATGAGTGAGGATGGCTAAGACATTGTTATAGGAAATAAAAAGATAACCTGTCTGATCTAATAAGAAGCTAGCCAACCATGAATTGAATGGGACCCACAAATACTCCACTATCATAAAAATTAAGAAAAAGAGAAAGAGGATTTTATCAAGATTGAGGTAAATCTGTTTAAAACCCAATTTTTTAGGTTTTTCAGGTTTCATAGGCACTCCTAGTCAAATAATTGAGATAAGTCCAAGCCTCCAAAAGGATTGTTTGATAAGCTACTTTCTGTCTCTAACAATTCTCTAGCTTGATCTGACTCTAAGAAGGACTCGTAAACACGCGCCGTCATCCGAGCATCCTCTAAACTATTATGGGACTGTCCTTGAAATCCAAGAAATGAGGCAACAGTTTGCAACTTGAGATTGGCAATACCATGTAAATCTGAACTACGACGTTCAAAAGCTTCATCATACAAATCCACCTTGTACTGCTGGCTGTAGTCTAAACCATGCTCTGCTAGAATAGGCAAATCACTTTTAACAGCATTGTAGCCTATCATCGGCAAAGAACCCACAAACTCTTGGAATTCTTTTATGACTTCCTCCACTGGGGGAGCATCTTTTAGAGTCTCGGCTGTAATCCCAGTCAAACCATTGATAAAACTTTTTAAGGGAACACTGGTATTGACATAGGAATCATAGGCATCGATTTCCTGACTATCTCTAAAACGCACTGCCGATACTTGAATCAAGTGTGTTTGTCCTTCGTGCTGATTAAATTCTAAGTCAAAAGCAATGTAATCTTCTAATCGTTCCATTTTCTACCTCTCCTATACTATCTCTGTTCTAATCAACTATACTATTCACAAACAAAAGAAGCCATCAGGTTAGCACATAACCTAAACAGCTCCTTGATTATCCTCCAAATAAACGAGCAAAAAAGCCTTTCTTAGTGGATTGGACTTCTTCTTTTGCTTGGTCCAGCTCTAGCTTAAGATTTTCTTGATCCTTCATTGCTTGAAGGGTCAATTGTTGCTGCTGATCCAGTTGTTTATCTTTCTCAGCAATCTGACGGTCTTTGATGCGCATCTGCTCATCTTTTTCTGCTAACTGACGATCCTTGGCTTTTAATTGTTCATAGAGACGAAGAATTTCTGCATTCTTCTCATCAACCAGAATCTCCATCAGTTCACGTTGCTTGACATCTTCACTGACAGGCTCATCTTCAAAAATCGTTTTTTTATAGATTTCTTCTAGCTTAATCAAGCCACTTCTGGTAACGACTGTTACCCCTTTGTCATTTTTATCTGTGTCTTCTTCTGGTAATTCTTTGACACGGTTATTGATTGCTTGGCGAGATAATCCTAAGACCTCTGCAATCTCACTGACGGTCATTTCAATACTCATAATATCCTCTGAAACGTTTTCTAGCTTTTCTTTACTTAAATCTTATCATAAGCTAGAAAAACTGTCAAATTTTCGCTTAATTTAAGGCCTTCAAAAAGGCTAATAAGACTTGGGCAGAGCGACGTCCAGCTTCGATAATAAACTCATCAAAAGAGATGTTTGCTTCATGGTTGGCATTGTCACTCATAGCTCGAATGACTAAAACTGGAAGATTAAGAGCATGCGCTGCCTGAGCAATAGCTGCCCCCTCCATCTCAACAGCCAAAACATCTGGAAAATGAGACTTAATCGCTTCTATCTTATCATTTCCTGCGACAAAACTATCTCCTGTAGCAATCAAACCAAGATGCCAGTTTTGATCCAATTGAGATAAACTCTCTTGGATTTTGGCAACAAAAGTTTTATCTGATTCAAAATAAAGCGGTTGTTGCGCCATTTGCCCATAAGCATAGCCAAAAGCTGTAACATCCACGTCATGATAGGCTAACTTGTCAGCAATTACAACATCCCCAACAGCGATACCCTCTGCTACTGCTCCAGCAGATCCCGTGTTAATCAAAGCATCCACTTGGAAATGATCAGCCAAAATCGCCACACTCATAGCAGACATGACCTTACCAATTCCACTTTCTACAAGAACGACTTCATGCGAGGCAATGGTGCCTGTATGATAGGTATTTCCTAAGACAACTTGCTCTTGGGCATTTTCTAAATGCTGGACCAAATAAGCCAGTTCTTCTGGCATTGCCGCAATAATTCCTATTTTCATTTCAATTCCTTTTCTATTACAAAAGTTTCATTGCTAAGACAAGCAAAATCAAGAGAAAGATGACTGCGAATAAAATCTTATTCAACTTAGAATTGAAGACATTTCTCTTGGTATTTTCAATGCGACGGCTTTTATGAATAGACGGTTCGACCTGAATCTTCAAGGTTTCCTGGCTAAAACCATGATCCTTAGGATTGGCATAACCAAAACGGGAAGAAGAGGTTGGTAAAATCTTAGTCTCCTCATTATCATCTAGCAAAGGAGGACCTGAAATTTTTTCGCCTCTATTAGCTCTTTCAATCATTTCATCCGTTAATAAAGGTTTACCCATGCTGACCTCCTCTATTTTTTGTGCAATTCCCAATACTGAACAGCCATAATTGTCTTGGCATCACAAATATGACCTGATTGGATCAATTCCTTGGCTTCTTCTAAGCTCACTTCAAGGACTTCCAAGGTCTCATCTTCATCCTGTGGACGCGGATTTTTCACCTTTGTCAAGTCGCTCGCTAGGTATAGTTTTAACTTTTCATTACAAAAGCCAATGGCTGAGTAAAAGTCGTACAAGAGTTCTAATTTTCCTGTATAAGCTGTTTCTTCCTCTAATTCACGCAGAGCTGCTGCAATAGGGTCTGTATTTTCTCCTACTTCCAATTTTCCAGCTGGAATTTCGTAAGAGACAGCCTCAATAGCTTTGCGGTACTGCTTGACCAAGATAAGTTTTTGCTCATCCGTTACTGCTAAAACACAAACAGCTCCATTGTGGAAAATCAAATCCCGTTGGGCAGTTCCCTTGCCTTCTGGTAATTCAACCTGCTCTTGGACCAGTTTAAATATTGGTCCTTGATAGATTTCTTTTCTGCTAAGCGTTTTTTCTTCAAATTCCATGATAGGCTCCTACTGATTATTAGGATGATGAGGAAGACGTGTTGCATATTCGTCTTTATTGACCTGACGACCGCGACCAATAGCAATAGCATCCGCCGGCACGTCTTTAGTAATAGTTGAACCAGCACCAACAAGAGAATTGTCACCTAACTCAACTGGCGCAATAATGGTTGAATTCGAACCAACAAAGACATTGTTGCCAATGAT encodes the following:
- a CDS encoding 5'-methylthioadenosine/adenosylhomocysteine nucleosidase; the protein is MKIGIIAAMPEELAYLVQHLENAQEQVVLGNTYHTGTIASHEVVLVESGIGKVMSAMSVAILADHFQVDALINTGSAGAVAEGIAVGDVVIADKLAYHDVDVTAFGYAYGQMAQQPLYFESDKTFVAKIQESLSQLDQNWHLGLIATGDSFVAGNDKIEAIKSHFPDVLAVEMEGAAIAQAAHALNLPVLVIRAMSDNANHEANISFDEFIIEAGRRSAQVLLAFLKALN
- a CDS encoding NUDIX hydrolase, yielding MEFEEKTLSRKEIYQGPIFKLVQEQVELPEGKGTAQRDLIFHNGAVCVLAVTDEQKLILVKQYRKAIEAVSYEIPAGKLEVGENTDPIAAALRELEEETAYTGKLELLYDFYSAIGFCNEKLKLYLASDLTKVKNPRPQDEDETLEVLEVSLEEAKELIQSGHICDAKTIMAVQYWELHKK
- a CDS encoding glycerophosphodiester phosphodiesterase encodes the protein MKPEKPKKLGFKQIYLNLDKILFLFFLIFMIVEYLWVPFNSWLASFLLDQTGYLFISYNNVLAILTHSPLISLAFLALIIINLLVAYFQIGLLFIGARHLLYHEKRRLIEYIRKVFHESFGFMKKLTCAKALFIFFYIAMLFPFIRKMLKIYYLNKIVIPEFIQDYLEDKYWMWWLSILLLSLIFLYVSVRLMFALPKIVYDQLTVREAVMFSLEKTKKRVAFYAWNLFYILLKANLLFYLPLIPLLLAQTLVDDITQRESLILGILNFVVIKNLYYMALTYFLVKFVSFLTGKELDMLPRREKDHIMRWGVMICASLFFALEGYIYLETPMVHLPQLISHRGVSNANGIQNTVESLETTAQLKPDLVETDVQETKDGQFVMMHDANLKNLAGINKSPQDLNLEELKGIDIFENGYQTKISSFEDYLSRANELGQKLLIEIKTSKKDSPDMMDRFLARYAAKLKIYGHQIQSLDYHVVEKVRQYDAELPVYFIMPYNSVFPKTKATGYTMEYSTLDEYFVSKLWTTDQKLYIWTVNDSEAISKSLHLGVDGVITDDLEKVQWEIEVAQEDPEYTDLLLKKALEFFEF
- the macP gene encoding cell wall synthase accessory phosphoprotein MacP codes for the protein MGKPLLTDEMIERANRGEKISGPPLLDDNEETKILPTSSSRFGYANPKDHGFSQETLKIQVEPSIHKSRRIENTKRNVFNSKLNKILFAVIFLLILLVLAMKLL
- a CDS encoding 3'-5' exonuclease, whose amino-acid sequence is MERLEDYIAFDLEFNQHEGQTHLIQVSAVRFRDSQEIDAYDSYVNTSVPLKSFINGLTGITAETLKDAPPVEEVIKEFQEFVGSLPMIGYNAVKSDLPILAEHGLDYSQQYKVDLYDEAFERRSSDLHGIANLKLQTVASFLGFQGQSHNSLEDARMTARVYESFLESDQARELLETESSLSNNPFGGLDLSQLFD
- the rocS gene encoding chromosome segregation protein RocS, which encodes MSIEMTVSEIAEVLGLSRQAINNRVKELPEEDTDKNDKGVTVVTRSGLIKLEEIYKKTIFEDEPVSEDVKQRELMEILVDEKNAEILRLYEQLKAKDRQLAEKDEQMRIKDRQIAEKDKQLDQQQQLTLQAMKDQENLKLELDQAKEEVQSTKKGFFARLFGG